One stretch of Bombus pascuorum chromosome 14, iyBomPasc1.1, whole genome shotgun sequence DNA includes these proteins:
- the LOC132914132 gene encoding putative eggshell protein — MAIRCEILRFTRFVLVLTIGSILIGNSFGDEKIDDVSVNFRHTQDLEVAASEHEGGGRQEEKGGGTKYEEDHHTVDDEKGEKGYKVFHEFDKGEKGHHDNEGHKQKYDEKKGKEEKEHEETDHYDESHHGEEGEKAAKFDEEGKHQKGYSTKGEHSISKKDEYEKKHDFYDEYHEDGEHEKHGGYHHEHEGKKGGHEKKGHTDSARREHRHGKKKKHEEGHHHRKQKGRKLAEGHDSHHQHDKKYGKKGGHESGKKWFASSGH; from the exons ATGGCAATACGTTGCGAGATATTACGTTTTACAAGATTCGTTCTAGTTTTGACAATCGGTTCGATTCTGATTGGTAATTCGTTTGGCGATGAGAAGATCGACGATGTTTCTGTGAACTTCCGACACACGCAGGATCTCGAGGTAGCTGCTAGTGAACACGAAG GTGGAGGAAGGCAAGAGGAAAAGGGCGGCGGCACCAAATACGAGGAAGATCATCATACCGTTGACGACGAGAAGGGTGAGAAG GGTTACAAGGTCTTCCATGAGTTCGACAAGGGTGAGAAGGGCCACCATGACAACGAGGGCCACAAGCAAAAGTACGACGAGAAAAAGGGGAAAGAGGAGAAGGAACACGAGGAGACGGATCATTATGACGAGAGTCACCATGGCGAAGAAGGCGAGAAAGCTGCGAAATTCGACGAGGAGGGCAAACACCAAAAAGGCTACAGCACCAAAGGAGAGCACAGTATTTCTAAGAAg GACGAGTATGAGAAGAAGCACGATTTTTACGATGAGTATCACGAGGATGGGGAACACGAGAAACATGGAGGGTACCACCACGAACACGAAGGCAAGAAGGGTGGACACGAGAAGAAAGGACATACGGACTCTGCTCGTCGCGAG CATCGGCAtggtaaaaagaagaagcacGAGGAGGGTCATCATCATCGTAAACAGAAGGGTCGCAAGCTCGCTGAAGGCCACGATAGTCATCATCAACACGATAAGAAATATGGAAAGAAGGGTGGACACGAATCAGGGAAGAAATGGTTCGCCAGCAGCGGTCATTAA
- the LOC132914134 gene encoding transient-receptor-potential-like protein codes for MGFEKTDKEVEAPPNEMESYVVNLPRPLNIEEKKYLLAVERGDLVNVKRFIQFANKGSVNGKSLDINCVDSLGRGALSLSIDSENLEMVELLVVMGVETKDALLRAIDQEFVEAVELLLEHEELLTANLLAEENSTKDVIHSWQKIDPASARYPPEITPLILAAQRNNYEILKLLLDRGATLPMPHDIKCGCADCLRSTTGDPLRLSSTRISEYKALASPSLIALSSPDPLLTAFQLSWELRELTIAEPESRGEYLKLRRQVERFAVDLLQQVRTTTELHTILNYDPEDEENLVTRKQLARLELAIQYKQKTFVAHSHVQQLLAAIWYDGLPGFRRMTTWQKCGVLAKTALMFPFYSIMYLLAPNSKTGQMMRKPFVKFLVHAASYVFFLFILMLVSQRAEVEIVKIFGSEKAKRDIEMELARQRGAAPSFLEGVVVLYVLGFIWQEMREAYVDGLKAYLRDMWNFIDFTKNFLYIATVVLRTAAYLQQRAEINQNPMAALVPRETWSDFDPQLIAEGLFAAANIFSALKLIHLFSINPHLGPLQISLGRMVIDIVKFFFIYTLVLFAFACGLNQLLWYFTELERRKCYDNIADPSWDPTSESCLRWRRFSNLFESCQSLFWASFGGIGIESFELAGIKTYTRFWGLLMFGSYSVINVIVLLNLLIAMMSNSYAVIEERADKEWKFARTKLWMSYFEDGDTLPPPFNILPPPKLLFRLCGLQKKKFERETSDRKRTHESKYGAVMRALIWRYVVNSHSEHEMDPVTEDDVHELKSDLSSWRCELLDILQRNGMDIAGADTKERTILGKKMKVWERQLMKDFQVAVPVSGTESEDQPDPLQQPDENEDNIARWKRIAKLAVLKSANHRWSQVVDSAIKSSQIGRSNSKMSLQNQLHLKAAMEEAQRLNNKSPLPPVPPVELPESTASTILHVLQDIVETEEKSHETLAEPPILTLTANHNETVVQTKPVMSMDYVDEKPAKIAPPVPLRTPPRVVKRKSANSSTTAYQQSTETSSALPIHAMNNPQSSYGSPVRAMKKPNTDTESTLSAHTDGKTIKSRLKPTLSPKKNLNMPEDKEKLVDVTSRSPRVSNNRSPRRGGWL; via the exons ATGGGCTTCGAGAAGACAGATAAAGAGGTAGAAGCTCCTCCAAACGAGATGGAAAGCTACGTAGTCAATCTTCCAAGGCCTTTGaacatcgaagaaaagaaatatctatTAGCGGTGGAACGGGGCGATCTGGTTAACGTCAAAAGATTCATTCAATTTGCCAATAAGGGTAGTGTCAAC GGGAAGTCACTGGACATAAATTGCGTGGATAGTTTGGGACGCGGAGCTTTGTCATTGTCGATTGATTCAGAGAATTTGGAAATGGTGGAATTGTTGGTGGTAATGGGTGTGGAGACGAAGGATGCTCTTCTCCGAGCCATCGATCAAGAATTTGTGGAAGCTGTAGAGTTGCTGCTCGAACACGAAGAATTGCTGACTGCTAATTTATTGGCCGAGGAAAACT CGACGAAAGATGTGATCCACAGTTGGCAGAAGATCGATCCAGCATCCGCGAGATATCCGCCAGAAATCACGCCTCTGATTTTGGCCGCACAGCGTAACAACTACGAGATTTTGAAGTTGTTGCTGGATCGCGGTGCCACTTTGCCCATGCCACACGACATTAAATGTGGATGTGCCGATTGTCTGCGATCGACGACAG GCGACCCACTCAGACTTTCGTCCACGAGGATTTCCGAGTACAAAGCATTGGCAAGTCCAAGCTTAATAGCGCTCAGCTCGCCAGATCCATTGCTAACAGCTTTTCAATTAAGCTGGGAACTTCGCGAACTGACGATCGCCGAACCGGAAAGTAGGGGCGAATATCTGAAGCTTCGACGACAGGTGGAGAG ATTCGCCGTTGATCTGTTGCAACAAGTGCGAACTACCACGGAATTGCACACGATCCTCAACTATGATCCTGAGGATGAGGAGAACTTGGTCACCAGGAAGCAGCTGGCTAGATTAGAATTGGCCATACAATATAAGCAGAAAACTTTCGTCGCTCATTCCCACGTGCAGCAACTGTTGGCAGCGATCTG GTACGACGGCCTACCTGGCTTTCGGCGTATGACCACGTGGCAAAAGTGCGGTGTTCTTGCAAAAACTGCGCTCATGTTTCCATTCTACTCTATAATGTACTTACTAGCGCCAAACTCGAAAACTGGTCAAATGATGCGAAAGCCATTCGTCAAATTTCTCGTTCACGCCGCCTCATACGTGTTCTTTCTAT TTATCTTGATGCTGGTGTCGCAACGCGCAGAAGTGGAAATAGTAAAGATATTCGGCAGCGAGAAGGCAAAAAGGGATATCGAGATGGAATTAGCAAGACAAAGAGGCGCAGCCCCTTCGTTTCTAGAGGGTGTAGTTGTTCTCTATGTTCTTGGATTTATCTGGCAAGAAATGAGAGAA GCCTACGTGGATGGCCTGAAGGCATATTTACGAGACATGTGGAATTTCATCGACTTCACCAAAAACTTTCTCTACATCGCCACTGTGGTTCTTAGAACTGCTGCGTACCTTCAACAGAGAGCGGAGATTAATCAGAACCCTATGGCAGCTTTGGTCCCGAGAGAAACATGGAGCGATTTCGATCCTCAGCTAATAGCGGAGGGTTTGTTCGCAGCTGCTAACATCTTCAGCGCTTTGAAACTCATCCATTTGTTCAGTATCAATCCTCATTTGGGGCCTCTTCAG ATATCCTTAGGTAGAATGGTGATAGACATCGTAAAGTTCTTCTTCAtctacacgttagtactttTCGCCTTTGCTTGTGGCCTAAACCAACTGCTTTGGTATTTCACGGAATTGGAGAGACGGAAATGCTACGATAACATCGCGGACCCATCTTGGGATCCTACCAGCGAGTCCTGTTTAAGATGGAGAAG ATTCAGCAATCTGTTCGAGTCGTGCCAGAGTTTATTCTGGGCTAGTTTCGGAGGAATTGGCATAGAAAGCTTCGAACTCGCAG GAATCAAGACTTACACTCGATTCTGGGGCCTGTTGATGTTCGGTTCGTATTCTGTGATCAACGTGATCGTTCTGCTGAATCTTCTCATCGCCATGATGAGCAACAGCTACGCTGTCATCGAG GAACGCGCGGACAAGGAATGGAAGTTCGCGCGGACGAAGCTATGGATGAGCTACTTCGAGGATGGCGATACGCTTCCGCCTCCGTTCAATATTCTTCCGCCACCGAAATTACTCTTCAGACTGTGCGGCCTGCAGAAGAAGAAattcgaaagagaaacgagcgATCGCAAGCGGACACACGAGTCTAA GTATGGAGCCGTGATGAGAGCTCTGATATGGCGGTACGTAGTGAACTCGCATTCTGAACACGAAATGGATCCTGTTACCGAGGACGATGTTCACGAATTAAAATCAGATTTGTCATCTTGGAGATGCGAATTGCTGGATATCTTACAGAGGAACGGCATGGATATCGCTGGGGCTGATACTAAAGAAAGAA CCATTCTTGGCAAAAAGATGAAGGTCTGGGAGCGGCAGCTGATGAAGGACTTCCAGGTAGCAGTTCCTGTCTCGGGTACGGAGTCCGAAGATCAGCCAGATCCTCTTCAACAACCGGACGAAAACGAAGATAACATCGCCAGATGGAAAAGGATTGCCAAATTAGCTGTATTAAAATCTGCTAATCATCGTTGGAGCCAG GTCGTGGACAGCGCGATAAAAAGCTCTCAAATTGGTAGAAGTAACAGCAAAATGTCTCTTCAAAATCAATTGCATTTGAAAGCAGCCATGGAAGAAGCACAGAGATTAAACAATAAGAGTCCTCTGCCACCTGTGCCGCCTGTAGAGCTACCTGAAAGCACAGCCTCGACGATTCTTCATGTTCTTCAGGATATCGTGGAAACGGAGGAAAAATCGCATGAAACATTGGCCGAACCTCCGATTCTTACTCTCACGGCAAACCATAATGAAACTGTTGTTCAA ACGAAGCCCGTGATGTCAATGGACTATGTCGATGAGAAGCCCGCTAAGATCGCACCACCAGTACCGCTTCGTACTCCGCCGCGAGTCGTCAAAAGGAAGTCCGCGAACTCTTCAACCACGGCCTACCAACAATCGACTG AAACATCATCAGCACTCCCCATCCACGCAATGAACAATCCGCAGTCTTCATACGGTTCACCAGTGAGGGCCATGAAGAAACCTAACACTGACACAGAATCGACGTTATCTGCCCACACGGATGGCAAAACGATAAAGTCGCGACTAAAACCTACGCTGAGtccgaaaaagaatttaaacatGCCAgaggataaagaaaaattagtgGACGTAACGTCTCGATCACCACGAGTATCGAATAATAGGTCGCCCCGAAGAGGTGGCTGGCTGTGA
- the LOC132914135 gene encoding coatomer subunit beta: MSTIAEQPCYTLINVPTDTEPLNELQLKQDLEKGDVQTKIDALKKTIHMILSGERLPGLLMTIIRFVLPLQDHTIKKLLLIFWEIVPKTSPDGKLLQEMILVCDAYRKDLQHPNEFVRGSTLRFLCKLKEPELLEPLMPAIIACLEHRHSYVRRNAVLAIFTIYRNFEFLIPDAPELIAKYLEGEQDMSCRRNAFLMLLHADQSRALAYLAACLDQVPSFGDILQLVIVELIYKVCLANPSERARFIRCIYSLLNSPSAAVRYEAAGTLVTLSSAPTAIKAAASCYIELVVKESDNNVKLIVLDRLIAMKDSPVYERVLQDLVMDVLRVLGSPALEVRTKTLALAMDLVTTRTIEEMVQLLKKEVLRTAGGEHEDAGRYRQLLVRTLHACSIKFSDVAATVIPVLTDFLSENNEAAATDVLVFVREAIQRFENLRPLIVEKLLEVFPHIRSVKVHRAALWILGEYATSKEDIEAVLSRIRAALGELPLLEAENKRQAGEKSTEDGSAQATPAQLVTSDGTYASQSAFSAASSRKKEEKRPALVQYMMEGDFFIGASLATTLAKLALRYKSLETDVQKSNRMQAEAMFMMSSVMQLGRSGLPAKAITHDDAERLSLCLRSLACPTTLVQKVFTEGCREALGRMLTAKAEEDSQNQKAKEKPGSVVQVDDAIQFLQLSRGSDLAGGAGDVFEQSLSAAVAGRSGASGDTQTPFALSKVTQLTGFSDPVYAEALVHVNQYDIVLDVLIVNQTEDTLQNCTLELATMGDLKLVERPQPIVLAPRDFTSIMANVKVASTENGIIFGNIVYDVFGAGSDRSVVVLNDIHIDIMDYIVPATCTDLEFRQMWAEFEWENKVSVNTTLSDLREYLAHLLKSTNMRCLTPEKALSGQCGFMAANMYAKSIFGEDALANMSIEKPLNKPDAPVVGHIRIRAKSQGMALSLGDKISSTQKGPQSKVVQAA; encoded by the exons ATGAGTACTATAGCTGAACAACCTTGCTATACTTTGATAAACGTTCCAACCGATACTGAACCATTAAACGAACTTCAGTTAAAACAAGATCTGGAGAAAGGCGATGTTCAGACAAAAATCGATGCTCTTAAGAAAACCATTCACATGATTTTGAGTGGAGAACGTTTGCCTGGACTTTTGATGACTATCATTAGATTTGTATTACCATTACAAGATCATACCATAAAGAAACTGCTTTTGATATTCTGGGAAATTGTACCCAAAACTTCTCCCGATGGAAAATTGCTTCAGGAAATGATTTTAGTTTGCGATGCTTATAGGAAGGATTTGCAGCATCCTAATGAATTTGTTAGAGGATCGACTTTAAG ATTCTTGTGCAAATTGAAGGAACCAGAACTTTTGGAGCCTCTAATGCCCGCGATAATTGCGTGTTTAGAGCATAGACACTCTTACGTTAGACGTAACGCAGTCCTGgctatttttactatttacaGAAACTTTGAATTTCTTATACCAGATGCTCCAGAATTAATAGCAAAATATTTAGAGGGAGAACAGGATATGTCTTGCAGGAGAAATGCATTCCTGATGTTGTTACATGCTGATCAAAGCAGAGCACTGGCTTATTTAGCAGCTTGTTTGGATCAAGTGCCCAGCTTTGGCGATATATTGCAGTTGGTTATTGTAGAATTAATTTACAAG gttTGTCTTGCAAATCCATCAGAGAGAGCTCGTTTTATCAGATGCATCTATAGTTTGTTAAATTCACCCAGTGCTGCTGTACGTTACGAAGCAGCTGGTACTCTGGTTACACTATCCAGTGCTCCTACGGCGATCAAAGCTGCAGCTTCGTGCTACATCGAATTAGTTGTTAAAGAAAGcgataataatgttaaattgaTTGTCTTGGATCGTTTGATCGCAATGAAGGATAGTCCTGTTTATGAGAGGGTCCTTCAAGATTTGGTGATGGATGTACTCAGGGTTCTAG GTTCTCCAGCATTGGAAGTTAGAACAAAAACATTAGCTCTAGCGATGGATTTGGTAACAACACGCACGATCGAGGAAATGGTACAATTACTGAAGAAAGAAGTGCTTAGAACAGCTGGCGGAGAACACGAAGACGCTGGTCGATATCGACAATTACTCGTTAGAACACTACATGCTTGCTCTATCAAATTCTCGGACGTGGCGGCTACAGTAATTCCAGTATTAACAGATTTCTTGTCTGAGAATAACGAGGCCGCTGCTACTGACGTTCTTGTGTTTGTTCGCGaagctatccaacgatttgaAAATCTCAGACCACTTATTGTAGAGAAACTGCTTGAA GTATTTCCACATATAAGATCGGTAAAGGTACACAGAGCAGCGTTGTGGATTCTTGGTGAATATGCAACGTCGAAAGAAGACATAGAAGCTGTACTGAGTCGTATACGGGCTGCTTTAGGAGAATTACCATTATTGGAAGCGGAGAATAAACGTCAGGCTGGTGAGAAATCAACAGAAGATGGAAGCGCACAAGCTACACCAGCACAGTTGGTCACGTCAGATGGCACATATGCTAGTCAGAGCGCATTTAGTGCGGCGTCCTcac gcaagaaagaagaaaaacgccCAGCATTAGTTCAATACATGATGGAAGGTGATTTCTTCATAGGCGCGTCTTTAGCTACAACCTTAGCTAAATTAGCGCTTCGTTATAAGAGTCTTGAAACAGATGTGCAAAAGAGCAATCGTATGCAGGCTGAAGCGATGTTCATGATGTCCAGCGTAATGCAGTTGGGTCGTTCAGGTCTCCCTGCTAAAGCAATAACGCACGATGATGCAGAACGTTTGTCCTTATGCTTGAGATCATTGGCTTGCCCGACGACACTTGTACAGAAAGTTTTCACAGAGGGATGTCGTGAAGCTCTTGGCAGAATGCTAACAGCGAAAGCTGAAGAAGATTCACAGAATCAAAAG GCAAAGGAGAAGCCAGGTAGCGTTGTTCAAGTAGACGACGCAATACAATTCTTACAGTTGAGCCGTGGTTCGGACTTGGCAGGTGGAGCTGGTGACGTATTCGAACAAAGTTTGAGTGCTGCTGTCGCTGGAAGATCCGGTGCTAGTGGAGATACGCAAACTCCTTTTGCTTTGAGCAAGGTTACCCAATTAACTGGCTTCTCAGACCCCGTTTATGCAGAAGCTCTCGTTCATGTTAATCAATACGACATTGTACTCGATGTATTAATCGTTAATCAGACCGAAGATACTCTGCAGAATTGCACGTTAGAGCTTGCTACGATGGGTGACTTGAAACTTGTAGAGAGACCGCAGCCTATTGTGCTTGCTCCTCGAGACTTCACAAGCATTATGGCAAATGTGAAAGTGGCATCCACagaaaatggaataatatttggaaatatag TATACGACGTATTCGGCGCGGGATCTGATAGAAGCGTAGTGGTGTTGAATGACATACATATCGATATCATGGATTATATAGTGCCAGCAACGTGTACCGACCTGGAATTCAGACAAATGTGGGCAGAATTCGAATGGGAGAACAAGGTGTCTGTAAATACGACGTTATCAGACTTGAGGGAGTACCTCGCTCACTTACTAAAATCTACAAATATGCGCTGTCTCACTCCAGAAAAG gCCCTTTCTGGACAATGTGGTTTCATGGCAGCGAACATGTACGCGAAATCGATATTCGGTGAGGATGCATTGGCGAATATGTCCATTGAGAAACCACTGAACAAACCAGATGCCCCAGTGGTCGGTCATATCCGTATTAGAGCGAAAAGTCAAGGCATGGCGTTGTCGTTAGGCGACAAAATCAGTTCTACGCAGAAAGGTCCACAAAGCAAAGTGGTGCAAGCCGCTTAG